Proteins from a genomic interval of Leifsonia shinshuensis:
- the secF gene encoding protein translocase subunit SecF, whose translation MASRLTKFGNDLYTGARSFDFVGKRKIWYTIAIVMVVLSILIPIVKGGFNFSIEFRGGSQFQISQVQSTDTTKAQNAVASVVPNAVSHVSVVGNNAIQVQTDQLSDTQTKAVADALATAYGVPSSEVSSTFIGPSWGADVTQQSIQGLVVFLLLAFIAMALYFRTWKMSASAIISLFHDLIITAGIYALVGFEVSPATMIGFLTILGYSLYDTVVVFDKIRENTREELELSRRTFPEAVNLAVNQTLVRSINTAVVAVLPVASILFIGAYAFGAATLRDISLALLIGIIVGTYSTIFLAAPMYSQFREGEAAIRKHDQKVRSIRPKAQVAAEPVPAE comes from the coding sequence ATGGCCAGCCGCCTCACCAAGTTCGGCAACGACCTCTACACGGGCGCCCGTTCGTTCGACTTCGTCGGCAAGCGGAAGATCTGGTACACCATCGCGATCGTGATGGTCGTGCTCTCGATCCTGATCCCGATCGTCAAGGGCGGGTTCAACTTCTCGATCGAGTTCCGCGGCGGATCGCAGTTCCAGATCAGCCAGGTGCAGAGCACCGACACGACCAAGGCCCAGAACGCGGTCGCCAGCGTCGTGCCGAACGCGGTCTCGCACGTCAGCGTCGTCGGCAACAACGCCATCCAGGTGCAGACCGACCAGCTCTCCGACACCCAGACCAAGGCCGTCGCCGACGCGCTGGCCACGGCCTACGGCGTCCCGTCGTCCGAGGTCTCCTCGACCTTCATCGGCCCGTCCTGGGGCGCCGACGTGACGCAGCAGTCCATCCAGGGCCTCGTGGTGTTCCTGCTGCTGGCGTTCATCGCGATGGCGCTCTACTTCCGCACCTGGAAGATGTCGGCGTCGGCGATCATCTCGCTGTTCCACGACCTCATCATCACGGCGGGGATCTACGCCCTCGTCGGCTTCGAGGTGTCGCCCGCGACGATGATCGGCTTCCTGACGATCCTCGGCTACTCGCTGTACGACACTGTCGTGGTGTTCGACAAGATCCGCGAGAACACCCGGGAGGAGCTGGAGCTCAGCCGCCGGACGTTCCCCGAGGCGGTGAATCTGGCGGTGAACCAGACGCTCGTCCGGTCGATCAACACCGCCGTCGTCGCCGTGCTGCCCGTCGCGTCCATCCTGTTCATCGGCGCGTACGCCTTCGGCGCCGCGACGCTGCGTGACATCTCGCTCGCGCTGCTCATCGGCATCATCGTGGGCACGTACTCGACGATCTTCCTGGCCGCCCCGATGTACTCGCAGTTCCGCGAGGGCGAGGCCGCGATCAGGAAGCACGACCAGAAGGTCCGCTCGATCCGCCCCAAGGCCCAGGTCGCGGCCGAACCGGTCCCGGCGGAGTAG